A segment of the Methanomassiliicoccaceae archaeon DOK genome:
GATCCCTTCGGGACGGAGCAGGTCCTGCGCACGTCACCGTAGTCCTGGACGGCCACCAGACCGTCGTCAGTCCTGGAGAGGGACTCCGTGTACGCGAACTGCTGGACCCCCAGCTGGGCGGCGACCTCGTAGGGCACCTGCCCCGTGTCGCCGTCTATGGCCTGCCTCCCGAACACGTAGACGTCCGCGTCGGGGATGTGCCTGAGCAGGAACGCTGTGATGGTCCTGGCGGTCGCCCATACGTCCGCACCAGCGAAATCCCTGTCTGTGAGCAGGAACGCCCTGTCGGCACCCATCTCAAGGCATCTGACGAGGGCCTGCCTGGCCTGCGGGGGACCCATGGTATACACGATGATCTCGTCCCCTTCGCGTCTCATCGAGAGGACCCTCGACAGGGCGTACTCGTCGTACGGGTTGAGGATCGAGGGCACACCCGCCCTCACCAGAGAGCCGTTCTCGTCCACGGACATCTCCATCGTGTCCGGGACCTGCTTGACAGCGACGGCGAACCTCATTGCGGCACCTCCACTATGTTTCCGCGACAGAGTATGTTCTTTGGATCCAGTATGGTCTTGATCCTGCGTATCTCCTCGACCCCCCTCTCGCCGTACATGAGCTGCATGTAATCCCTTTTGATCTTGCCGATCCCGTGCTCGGCGCTGGGCGATCCCCCCAGCTCGACGGCCTTCTCGGCGAACCTGCGGTAGACCTCGTTGGCCTTCTCGAAGTCCTCCATGGACTTCAGGATAATCTCCACATGGGGGTGGTTGTTGCCTATGTGGCCGAAGACCACGTACTCCAGACCCGCGGCGTCCAGCTGCTCCGAGTAGAACGACATCATCTCGTCCGCGGCGGAGTCCGGGACGGACATGTCCGTTCCCATCTTGTGGATCCCCGGCATCTCCCCCTTCAGGGAGGCGACGTACTCGAAGATCGACCTCGGGATGGAGTGCCTGAGCTCCCTCATCCTCTCGCGGTCACGTTCCTCGTGGCCGCACCAGGACCTGTCCAGGGAGCCCCCGTGGCGCTCCGCGATCTCCGCCACCCTGACGTACCTCGCGGGCATGTCATCGGTCAGCTGCATGTCGAAGAACAGGGCCGAGCCTGCGTAGTCCGGGAGCCTAGGCACCCTGATCAGCGCGGGATCGGAGGCTGTGACCCTGCGGATGAGGTCCAGCGACCTGCAGTC
Coding sequences within it:
- a CDS encoding electron transfer flavoprotein subunit beta, which produces MRFAVAVKQVPDTMEMSVDENGSLVRAGVPSILNPYDEYALSRVLSMRREGDEIIVYTMGPPQARQALVRCLEMGADRAFLLTDRDFAGADVWATARTITAFLLRHIPDADVYVFGRQAIDGDTGQVPYEVAAQLGVQQFAYTESLSRTDDGLVAVQDYGDVRRTCSVPKGSVVSFGSVDPNGTLVSISDYLSAQDREVEEVDRIAIGLGLYSVGLKGSMTRIVSTTASSGVRRNRKVEITDPAKGAGFIIDELEAVR